A stretch of the Euleptes europaea isolate rEulEur1 chromosome 14, rEulEur1.hap1, whole genome shotgun sequence genome encodes the following:
- the LOC130487415 gene encoding protein S100-A10-like, whose product MSSQPSQLEHAMEQMLFTFHRFAGDKNYLMKEDLRQLMEKEVLGYMENQKDPMAIDRIMGCCACDWLMS is encoded by the coding sequence ATGTCCTCTCAGCCCTCTCAACTGGAACATGCCATGGAGCAGATGCTCTTTACATTTCACAGATTTGCAGGGGACAAGAACTATCTAATGAAGGAAGACCTTCGGCAGCTGATGGAGAAGGAGGTCCTGGGATATATGGAAAACCAGAAGGACCCCATGGCCATTGACAGGATCATGGGTTGCTGTGCCTGTGATTGGCTTATGAGCTAG